One Apteryx mantelli isolate bAptMan1 chromosome Z, bAptMan1.hap1, whole genome shotgun sequence genomic window, tattcaaaacacgcctggatgcaatcctgtgcaatgtgctctaggtgaccctgcttgagcaggggggttggactagatgatctccagaggtcccttccaacctcagcgattctgtgattctgtgaaaacttcTTACTCACTCTTCTACCTCAGTGCAGATATAGCTGATGTTTCCTTACACCATGAATAATCCCTTATGTTCTATGATGAAGCATTCAAAAAGAGCTTTCTCACTAGGTCAAATCTTTTACCTCGAATATAAAGTATCCTTAAACTATATAATAAACCCCTCATTCTACATTATCTTCCACATATTTAAGAATATAGCAGAATATAGTAATTTGTAGTCTAATGATTCAGAAGCAGACCATCCCCTTTTCAGTAAACTAATCTAACTTTTAGCAATAAAAGGCTCCTCAATTGTCATCAGCCATTACGATTTTACAGTTTTCTTAGTGGGGAAATAAAAAGGTTTAATTTCAACCATAAGCTCCAAAAAATCCTCAATTATTAAGCTCAGTTCCTGCTACTAAAAGCAACCGTGTCATCTCATCCTGTCATTCACTGCCTAATTCCTATTCTCGAGTCAGTTCTCCTGTGTGCCTACCCCCACTGTTTCAGAGGCTGTTCCAAAGCCTTAGAGCTTTGGCTATTACGAAACCTCTTTTAGTTCCCTGCCAAAACCAcagtgaaatttattttaatttaccaTAAAAGAATTATGAATGTCACTTATTAAGCCCCTCCAGGAAGAGATCCAGCAGAGTTACTTTTCCACCCGATGTCAATTGTTGTCTTTCATCCATTGCTCAATCCATTGCATAATCTGATCCAAATTTCGCTCTAGGTCTTCTGGAGTGTTGCTGGGTAACTGGTGTACAATTTCCTCTCTATAAGATGACATGGCTTCCTCATAAAGAGTCTGAAAAATTTCACACTGAATGTTGTCCTGCAGCTTTTTCCCTTTGTAGCCcctacaaaacaagaacaacatgGAAAGCCAGCCATTACCTTGTATATACAGAGAACCATAAAATATTGTATACAGAATCAATAATTTATATTCCAGAAATATCTCTAATGAAGTTATGCAATAGCACTTTACTCCTTATTTACTCCACTGACATACCTGCTTTCTAGTCTGTCGtacaaaactgaattttctgtACGAAGTACAAATACTACATGAAACCACCTTTCTGGGAAAAAATCGCAGCCATGATAATCGACAATAACTCCACCTTCACTCATTTTGTCTTCTAGTTCATCAAttacctacagaaaaaaaacaacaggcaaaTTGACTTGTAATTACAGTAAGTCAAATACAAAAATGCTAGATTCTGAAGTTGGACTTACTCTGTCTTCATCCAAAATCGGACATTCATATTCTTCATCAAAACCTTCATACAGTTCTCCTGCAGCAAAATTAATTTGCACAAGTTTGTGAAATAACAGCAATCAGTATGAAAGCATTTAAATTATTATGCCTATTTTGAGAAGAAGTAAAACAGAAGATACCATACAGAGGAAAGAACTCTTTGTCTAAATGTTCATATAAAAATAAGtgtgttatttattatttaatggaAAATAAGCTACCGGTTCATAAAAGCTTCTTTAACCCATcccatgaaaaatatttctgttactaGATTCCTTGCATTTTAATTTACTATATAACACACACACTACAAGAACAGTTatataaagcaaaaatattttaagtactttGATGGACTATTTTTTTGGTTAGTATGGCCTACCTTCTTTTGCCAGATCACCCACGTTAACATAGATCAGCCCTGATCTTGATGCAAGTTCTTTGCCTAGTGCGGTTTTCCCAACACCTGGAGTACCTAAAGACAAAAACCCAGATAAAACAATAAGAGAACAGCATAGAAGTTTCCTTCAAATAATTTTCTAGCAAAAATGAgtcaaaaagaagctttttttagTCAGCATTAGCAAGTTTACATAAAAAGGGGGTTAAAAAGCAGCAtaacaagaaaaagcaaatatgaaCAATGTCTGCAgataaaaaagatgaagaaagaacCTATTTTAAGCAGAAGCGTTATTCTAATCAGGGCAACGGAAAGTAAAAATTAATCCCCCCTAACTTTTCTCCAGACAAGGAGAAGCCCCCCAACACCACCAAGTTTTCACTTCCAGCAGCCAGACACCGAGCCCACGGGAGCCCTCACGCTCCAACCCGAGCCCCGGCTGGGCAAGAGCCGCGGcctggccgcggcggcgggcggcgcagcCTCCCCGATCTCCCTCCGGGGACTcccgccgccctcagccggcACCAGGCTGCCACCGGCAGCCCCGCTCCTTCCCAGCCGCGACGGcccttgcagcctggcaggggcCGCGCGGGCCGGTCTCTCCCGCCGAGCCTCTCTGGGCCCGGCCTGCCGTCAccggcggctccccccgcgccgcgccgcgccgcaccggtgAGCAGGACGTTGGGCCGCCTCAtgctcccggcggcggggccaACGCTCGTCGCCTAGGAGACACGTGCGCGGGGGCCTCCGCCGGCCTCCGCCGCACGCCCATGGCGTCACCCGCCCCGTCCGCGGCTGCTCGCTGGCCGTGGAGGCGCGCAGGCACGCAGGCGCGCCGCGGACGCCTAAGCGCCTCAGGCGGGGAAGGTCCCCTCGGGAGGGCGGTGGCGTGGCCTGATTCTGCCCGGCTCGCTTCGGCCCGGCCCAGTCCGGTGCCGTCTCTCGCGTGTCGGggaccggccgccgccgccgcctcggcccgccCAGGCCCTCGTGgggaggggagcggcgcggcgcggcgcggcctcctCAGGCTGGGCGAggccgcggcagcgccgggcgggccgggccggggcgccgcgcgccgcccccccgggagcggggctcggcccgcggccgcggcgccgcccgccgcccccggctgcGGGTCGTGGGccggcggtgcggggccgggcggcggatGGGCCCCCGCAGGGCGGAGGATGTCCGGAAGCTCCGCGGGAAGGCAGGCAGCGCCGGCGgaggtgcgcggcgcggcgcggcgcgggggttcccgggcggcggggcagggccgcgACGCGCCGCCTGCCGGTGCCCGCAGCGGCGGCGAGGAGGCGCGAGGCAGAAGTGGGGAGGCAATTGGGGGCTCTTCGGTCTCCTGTGACCGGAGAAGCCGCGGACTCCCTGTAGGGAGCGGGGGGGTCTCCTCAGTCCCTTTTTTTCCATGTGttagatgtttattttatttttgcttactgAGGCATtatgtgcaaaagaaaaaaaaacgcaCATAGTGGTATGGGGTTTGCCGCTAAATATGCGAATTAAACTAAAAACAGTTTCTGTCTGAATAGCGCTAAAAGCTAACTGCGCAAACAGAAATCTTTTCCAGTTGCTGCAGCTTGTCACTGTCAAACTATATCTGCTAATAATATTTTGTATTAACTTACAAGACACATAAACCACAGTATAGTTATAGATCTTTTCAGACAGAGATGACATCGATGAGTGTTCTGTAGCTGCACAGTTTCTCCCATTTTTGTGAAGACCATTTCAGAATGTAATGCATGATAGTCCCTACTCGAAAAGCTTCTCATGTGGTTGTTACAAGCAAACAGTGTGTGGACTACTGCACCGACCATGGGTAGCCTGAAAAGTGGCTCTGGGTGTAAGTTTGTATCTCTGTCATAGCAGACTCTTTCTCAAATccaaaaataaatattgactCTGCTAGCAGTTTCGACACTCTTCACAGTCAGGCAGGCTTCTTCTACATGTTATAGTTTCCAATTCTAGGTTAGTCCATGGTTCCTCACATAGCAAACAAATACTAATGTTTGATTTTACTGTGCTGCCtaaaacatcttttccctgttgcCTATTTCTaacttttcaaatacaaatatcTGCATTCTGAATGCAAAAAAAGTGTACTGAAAAACAACACAGAGACAACATAAACTTGACCATAATATAAAAACAATATAAATGATCTCATGCTATTTTTTCATTCTTAACTGAGTTTTAATTTTACTTCTTTAGTTTCAGTATGTTTTGGTAGAGTTTTCAA contains:
- the AK6 gene encoding adenylate kinase isoenzyme 6, which gives rise to MRRPNVLLTGTPGVGKTALGKELASRSGLIYVNVGDLAKEGELYEGFDEEYECPILDEDRVIDELEDKMSEGGVIVDYHGCDFFPERWFHVVFVLRTENSVLYDRLESRGYKGKKLQDNIQCEIFQTLYEEAMSSYREEIVHQLPSNTPEDLERNLDQIMQWIEQWMKDNN